In Gemmata obscuriglobus, a single genomic region encodes these proteins:
- a CDS encoding DUF1559 domain-containing protein gives MFRRSFLVPFGLLLFGLTVVPACRKKEAAPDPSAPPTAVKSDYVAFAHVDIKQIRDGALFAEIRQAFTKAGGAAEWNEVEKGFASQTGFKPSDVDAVTVCVTDVTERDGPQLVLIVKANTAIPKNGAFGIKQGTEPDADGCYIVSPTADAHFPDDKTLVVLTRSLRKKYLDGYAKDRAGWPLTPDLSKAAAGHTLFAHVQLDKLPNELKNGREMGDVGPLLAARAVTVTGNLKDKTLVLAGRAAFADADAAGKAKDKGQEFIKVATDEIAKFLKRQGTEDLGPLLAAVKEADRALAGAKLEVSGSDVTLVADYKADFDFGTMVVEGAKKVREAAARMKVSNNLKMIGLALHNFHDSNAWIPIHGTGANGTRLTKATDKPLLSWRVALLPYLEQDALYKQFKLDEPWDSENNKKLIEKMPNIYAPVQKPGKPGYTNLQMVIGPKAMPPLATTLVFITDGTSNTLAVVEAADPVVWTKPDDVMLPGKELPKDLKKKFGGQFKGGFQALLWDGSVRFIADGISDKTLGALLSPAGGEVLGDDF, from the coding sequence ATGTTCCGCCGGTCGTTCCTGGTGCCGTTCGGCCTCTTGCTCTTCGGGCTGACCGTTGTGCCGGCGTGTCGCAAGAAGGAAGCCGCACCCGACCCGTCCGCCCCGCCTACGGCGGTGAAATCCGATTACGTCGCTTTCGCGCACGTTGACATAAAGCAGATCCGCGACGGCGCCCTGTTCGCAGAAATCAGGCAAGCGTTCACGAAGGCCGGTGGCGCAGCCGAGTGGAACGAGGTCGAGAAGGGGTTCGCCAGTCAGACCGGTTTCAAGCCGTCCGATGTCGACGCCGTGACGGTCTGCGTGACCGACGTGACAGAGCGCGACGGGCCGCAACTCGTCCTGATCGTGAAGGCCAACACTGCGATCCCCAAGAACGGGGCGTTCGGAATCAAACAGGGCACGGAGCCGGACGCGGACGGGTGCTACATCGTTTCACCCACGGCGGACGCGCACTTCCCGGACGACAAAACGCTCGTGGTGCTGACCCGAAGCTTGCGGAAAAAGTACCTCGACGGGTACGCGAAGGACCGCGCCGGCTGGCCGCTCACCCCGGACCTGTCAAAGGCCGCCGCGGGGCACACGCTGTTCGCCCACGTCCAGCTCGACAAATTGCCTAACGAACTAAAGAACGGCCGCGAGATGGGCGATGTTGGCCCGCTGCTCGCCGCACGGGCCGTAACCGTGACCGGGAACCTGAAAGACAAAACGCTCGTCCTTGCCGGGCGCGCGGCGTTCGCCGACGCCGATGCTGCGGGCAAAGCGAAGGACAAGGGTCAGGAGTTCATCAAAGTCGCAACCGACGAGATCGCGAAGTTCCTGAAGCGTCAGGGCACTGAGGACCTCGGCCCGCTGCTCGCAGCGGTGAAGGAGGCCGACCGCGCCCTCGCGGGCGCGAAGCTGGAGGTGAGCGGCTCGGACGTCACACTGGTCGCCGACTACAAGGCCGACTTTGACTTCGGCACAATGGTGGTGGAAGGGGCCAAGAAAGTGCGCGAGGCCGCCGCGCGGATGAAGGTGTCGAACAACCTAAAAATGATCGGCCTCGCGCTGCACAACTTCCACGACAGCAACGCGTGGATTCCGATTCACGGCACCGGGGCGAATGGCACCAGGCTCACGAAAGCGACCGACAAACCGCTGCTGAGCTGGCGGGTCGCCCTCCTGCCGTACCTCGAGCAGGACGCGCTGTACAAGCAGTTCAAGCTCGACGAGCCGTGGGACTCCGAGAACAACAAGAAGCTGATCGAGAAGATGCCCAACATCTATGCTCCGGTCCAGAAGCCGGGTAAGCCGGGCTACACGAACCTGCAAATGGTGATCGGGCCGAAGGCGATGCCCCCGCTGGCGACCACTCTGGTTTTTATCACCGACGGTACGTCCAACACGCTGGCAGTGGTTGAGGCGGCCGATCCCGTCGTCTGGACGAAGCCCGACGATGTCATGCTCCCTGGAAAGGAGCTTCCCAAAGACTTGAAGAAGAAGTTCGGCGGTCAGTTTAAGGGCGGGTTCCAGGCGCTGCTCTGGGACGGCTCGGTGCGGTTCATCGCGGACGGCATCAGTGACAAGACGCTCGGCGCGTTGCTCTCACCGGCGGGCGGCGAAGTCCTCGGCGACGATTTCTAA